One Ascaphus truei isolate aAscTru1 chromosome 9, aAscTru1.hap1, whole genome shotgun sequence genomic region harbors:
- the LOC142502295 gene encoding uncharacterized protein LOC142502295, which produces MEQVSSPGSASSTLLEEHHGDEDDEYDEDDATEETEIQSCDHEEVPIETVVPPNRPSTSTYDAIVASEGKIVDAENRRHSDMMTVLERMIGLQEETVSQLAHLHRVFIEVPKQLQKINTSFEALVVQQTQANYWRMTNVPQFNTSQPGSVHAGQFSPHSSDIHSPGPNVTGQVADIAVQVPDDILPLPSVQIQQQTPTKEATKTKQDTHETDQPSLVQCLPTCSHVSLGTSPVREQSLPKSPVGESLPKSPVGESLPKSPVGESLPKSPVGESLPKSPVGESLPKSPVGESLPKSPVGESLPKSPVGESLATSPVGESLATSPVGEQSLATSPAREVPEATQSGSVVPKVGGKRKRKIQETTSRPVTRSQKEQKK; this is translated from the exons atggaacaagtgtcttcacctgggtcagccagctcaacactactagaag aacatcatggtgatgaggatgatgagtatgatgaggatgacgccacagaagagactgaaatacaatcatgtgaccatgaagaggtgccaatagaaactgttgtaccgccaaatcgtccatcaacttccacatacgatgcaattgtagcttcagagggaaaaatagtggacgcagaaaatcgtcgccattcagacatgatgacagtgctggaaaggatgattggactgcaggaagaaacagtatcacaattggcacatctccacagagtcttcattgaagtgcctaaacagttgcaaaaaatcaacacctcattcgaagcattagttgttcagcaaacacaagctaattactggagaatgactaatgtaccacaattcaacacctcccagccaggatctgttcatgcaggtcagttttcaccacattcatctgatattcattcaccaggcccaaatgttaccggtcaagtagcagacattgctgtgcaggttcctgatgacatcctaccgctgccatctgtacaaattcagcagcagacacctacaaaggaggcgacaaaaacaaaacaagacacacatgaaacagaccaaccatcacttgtgcagtgtctaccaacttgctcacatgtgtcactgggcacaagccctgtccgtgaacagtcactacccaaaagccctgtaggtgaatcgctgcccaaaagccctgtaggtgagtcgctgcccaaaagccctgtaggtgagtcgctgcccaaaagccctgtaggtgaatcgctgcccaaaagccctgtaggtgaatcgctgcccaaaagccctgtaggtgaatcactgcccaaaagccctgtaggtgaatcactgcccaaaagccctgtaggtgagtcactggccacaagccctgtaggtgagtcactggccacaagccccgtaggtgaacagtcactggccacaagccctgcccgtgaagtgccagaggccactcaaagtggctctgttgtgcctaaagttggtggcaaaagaaaaaggaaaattcaagagacaacaagcaggcctgttactcgctcgcaaaaggaacaaaaaaaataa